The Deinococcus sp. KNUC1210 nucleotide sequence CAGGAAGAACCCTCGGCCTCCTCCCCTCCTCGGCTGTTGTCAGTTTCTCTGGAGCACACCTCTGAACCGAGAACAACGCGGCATGGCTCCGACAAATGCTCTAGGCTGAGCTGCGGCTGCACAGCTTCCCCGGCAGCTTCGGAACCACGATGACCTCAGACCCGTCTTCCCCGCTGCAACAGGCCCTCAACGCCGGGCTCAGCCGCCAGACTGCCGCGCTGTGTGTGCAGGTGCTGGCGCAGTATCCGGTCGATACCGCACAGGTCAGGCAGCCGGAGAGCAATTTTCTGGAACTGTACGCAGCGGCCAAACGATACGCCGGAAGTTTTCACCAGAGTCTGGAACGCTTTGGACAGACCGTCGGATTTCCGGCCCAGAGTCGTCCAGGCGGGGTCAAGAGCCTCGACCGGATCGTGGAAAAATACCAGGGCGACAACCGCCTGTTGCCACTCGACATGCTGGCTGGCAAGGTGGTGGTGCCGACGCTTCAGGCGCTCTACAACGTCGCGGCGCAGGTGGGCGAGGCCTTCGAGGTGGTGGCGTACCGCGACCGCCTGCTCCGGCCCCAGAAGAGCGGCTACCGCGATCTGCATTTCATCGTGAACGTGTCGGGGCATTACGCCGAACTGAAAATCATGCACCAGTTCTTCGATTCGGTGGACGGCTACGAGCACCGCCTGTACGAGATCCGGCGGAGTCTGGAAATCCGGGCGCAGCCGGTCAGTCTGGACGGCCCGGAGGTGTATCCGGTGCTGGAATCGGTCGAACCACTGGTGCTCGACACGCTGGAAGACACCAGCCGCGAACTCTTCGAGAAGGCCTGGCTGATGGTGCTGGGACGCGAGGCCGGAGAGCTGCCGGTGGTCAGGTATTACCTGCTGGGGCAGGTGCCGGTGAAGCTGGAAGAACGGCCCGGCGAGGGCGCAGCGCTGGTGGCCTTCGATCCGCTGCGCGGCGGTTACGTGGCCGATGCCCGCTACTACAGCGCCATCAAGCGCGAAGACCGCGAGCCGGTCCGCGAAATCTCGGCAGCGGAATTCGAGCGGCAGGTCGAGCGGCTGAAAAAGACTGGGGCAGAATAAAAAGGCAGAATTTGTTCCCAGCGTATCATTTTCTGACGTTTCCGGCTATCTGCCAGGTGGCCCATGTGAGCTTCCAGGGAGCCGCCTACACTGGAGCGTATGCGCGCCAATCGCCCTGCCGCCCTGGTGTTCATCCTGATCACGCTGCTGATCGACGTGATGGGCCTGGGCCTGATCATTCCGGTCTTTCCAAACCTGATCAAGCTGCTGTCGGGTTCCGAGACGGCGGGCGCACAGATGCTCGGCATCTTTACCGCCGTCTACGCGGTGATGCAGTTCGTGTTCGCGCCGGTCCTGGGAGCGCTCAGCGACCGCTATGGGCGGCGACCCGTGCTGCTGCTCAGTCTGCTGGGCGTGGGACTGGATTACCTGCTGCTGTATTTCGCTCCCAGTCTCGGCTGGCTCTTCGTGGGGCGCATCATCGCGGGAATCACCGGAGCAAGCATCACCGTCGCCAATGCTTACGTTGCCGATGTGACGAAACCCGAGGACCGCGCCCGCAATTTTGGCCTGCTGGGCGCGACCTTCGGCGTGGGCTTCATCCTGGGGCCAGCGCTGGGCGGACTGCTGGGGAACCTCGATCTGCGCCTGCCCTTCGCCTTTGCCGCCGGACTGTCGCTGCTGAACGCCGCCTACGGCTATTTCGTACTGCCCGAATCGGTGACGGCGCAGACCCGTGGCAAAGCGCTGGGCCGCGAAATCTTCAATCCGCTGGCGCCGCTGCGCGACCTGGGCCGCTATCCACTGGTGCGGAATCTGGCTGCCACCTTCGTGCTGATCGGGCTGGCGCAGCAGGTGATCTTCAACACCTGGGTCCTGTTCACCGAGAGCGTGCTGAACTGGACACCCGCCCAGAATGGCGTGGCACTCGCCGTGGTGGGGCTGCTGTCGGCCATCACCCAGGCGCTGCTGGTGGCCCCGGCGATGCGGCTGCTGGGCGAACGCGGCGCGATTTTCGCGGGTCTGACGCTCGGCACCATTCAGTATGTGGTGCTGGGTGCGGCCCGCAGCGGCGCCATGCTGTACGGCTCGATTCTGGTGGGCAGTCTGGCGGGTATCGGCGGCCCGGCGATTCAGGGACTGATCAGCCGCAGCGTGGATGCCCGCGAGCAGGGCCGCGTGCAGGGCGCACTCGCCAGCGTCAACAGCCTGGTCGGTGTGGTCGGGCCACTGGCTGCCACCTGGGTCTATGCCTACTTCAACCGCCCGGATGCAGACCCCAGAATTCCCGGCGCGGCTTTCTATATGGCCGCCGTCTTCTCGCTGCTGGGCACCATTCTGGCAGGAGTGGTGCTGCGGCGCATGCCAGCTTCTATGCGCGGCAAGGAGCAGGCCCCGGAAGCCTGAGTGCGGCCCCGTTCCTCTGGCAGTGACGCCCCTTACATTCAAGGCAGCGGGCAGCGGCGGGAATATGGTTTACACTGCCCTCACTATGGCGAAGTATCGAATCTGCTTAA carries:
- a CDS encoding TCR/Tet family MFS transporter, with amino-acid sequence MRANRPAALVFILITLLIDVMGLGLIIPVFPNLIKLLSGSETAGAQMLGIFTAVYAVMQFVFAPVLGALSDRYGRRPVLLLSLLGVGLDYLLLYFAPSLGWLFVGRIIAGITGASITVANAYVADVTKPEDRARNFGLLGATFGVGFILGPALGGLLGNLDLRLPFAFAAGLSLLNAAYGYFVLPESVTAQTRGKALGREIFNPLAPLRDLGRYPLVRNLAATFVLIGLAQQVIFNTWVLFTESVLNWTPAQNGVALAVVGLLSAITQALLVAPAMRLLGERGAIFAGLTLGTIQYVVLGAARSGAMLYGSILVGSLAGIGGPAIQGLISRSVDAREQGRVQGALASVNSLVGVVGPLAATWVYAYFNRPDADPRIPGAAFYMAAVFSLLGTILAGVVLRRMPASMRGKEQAPEA